The proteins below are encoded in one region of Sander lucioperca isolate FBNREF2018 chromosome 11, SLUC_FBN_1.2, whole genome shotgun sequence:
- the LOC116055314 gene encoding cortexin-1-like has translation MNNFPFFSAPPPNTPTIQSVCRPCLRAPWRMNNVPTLDYELLLSPASTSLPGSPAGGSSSPSLALVGGDSEQRTAFAFVGLLMLFLVFLLVRCFRILLDPYSRMPASSWTDHKEGLERGQFDYALV, from the coding sequence ATGAACAACTTCCCTTTCTTCTCCGCACCTCCTCCCAATACACCAACCATCCAGTCAGTGTGTAGGCCCTGCCTTCGGGCCCCTTGGAGGATGAACAATGTGCCCACACTTGACTACGAGTTGCTGCTGTCCCCGGCCAGCACCTCCCTCCCCGGCAGTCCTGCCGGTGGCAGCAGCAGCCCCTCTCTGGCATTGGTTGGGGGGGATTCTGAGCAGCGTACCGCCTTTGCCTTCGTAGGCCTCCTCATGCTCTTCCTGGTCTTCCTGCTGGTCAGGTGCTTCAGGATCTTGCTGGACCCCTACAGCCGCATGCCTGCATCATCCTGGACTGACCACAAGGAGGGGCTGGAGAGGGGCCAGTTTGATTATGCATTGGTGTAA